The following are from one region of the Silene latifolia isolate original U9 population chromosome 9, ASM4854445v1, whole genome shotgun sequence genome:
- the LOC141599651 gene encoding CASP-like protein XL3 — translation MGNNISLTKIEVLMRLFAFVTLFLAALIVVVDSESKMIFGYYKQTASYKLVTIARMYVYVHFIGAGYSLFQFVRCLALTTDDQGDHLTFSSHMQKWTHFSLDQVMVYLIFATNCAISEIADMVLMGSEVFQWMKLCNKFTKFCVQIGGAILCGLTATLLLAVISGISTFNLFRWYSPNSLCLKPKRTGMVAPVII, via the exons ATGGGAAATAATATTAGTTTAACAAAAATTGAGGTGTTGATGAGATTATTTGCGTTTGTAACACTCTTTCTTGCTGCTCTTATTGTCGTTGTTGATTCGGAAAGTAAGATGATCTTTGGTTATTACAAACAAACGGCTAGCTACAAGTTGGTAACCATTGCAAG GATGTACGTGTATGTCCATTTTATTGGAGCCGGGTATAGCCTATTTCAATTCGTTAGATGCTTGGCTTTGACGACCGACGACCAAGGAGACCATTTGACCTTTTCAAGTCATATGCAAAAGTGGACTCATTTTTCACTTGATCAG GTGATGGTATACCTAATATTTGCAACAAATTGCGCCATATCCGAAATAGCTGATATGGTGTTAATGGGGTCGGAAGTGTTCCAGTGGATGAAATTATGCAACAAGTTTACAAAGTTTTGTGTCCAAATTGGAGGTGCCATACTTTGTGGATTAACTGCAACACTATTACTTGCTGTGATTTCGGGCATTTCTACCTTCAATTTATTTAGATGGTATTCTCCAAACTCTTTGTGCCTTAAACCTAAGAGAACGGGCATGGTTGCTCCAGTTATTATTTAG
- the LOC141599652 gene encoding peptide methionine sulfoxide reductase B5-like, giving the protein MASSTTGPVQKSEEEWRAVLSPQQFYILRQKGTERAGTGEYNKYSEEGVYSCAGCGTPLYKSTTKFNSACGWPAFFDGLPGAINRTTDSDGRRVEITCAACGGHLGHVFKGEGFQTPTDERHCVNSVSLKFAPH; this is encoded by the exons ATGGCATCATCTACTACTGGACCTGTTCAAAAATCAGAAGAAGAGTGGCGGGCGGTTCTATCTCCTCAACAATTTTACATTCTTAGGCAAAAAGGAACCGA GCGGGCCGGAACAGGGGAGTATAACAAATATTCTGAGGAAGGGGTTTATAGTTGTGCAGGATGTGGTACTCCCCTTTATAAATCTACTACCAAATTCAACTCTGCCTGTGGTTGGCCAGCTTTCTTTGATGGTCTTCCGGGAGCCATCAATCGCACT ACGGACTCTGATGGGCGGAGAGTTGAAATAACATGTGCGGCGTGTGGTGGACATCTGGGGCATGTATTCAAAGGTGAAGGATTTCAAACTCCCACAGATGAGCGCCACTGTGTCAACAGTGTATCCTTGAAGTTTGCTCCACACTGA
- the LOC141599650 gene encoding L-galactose dehydrogenase produces the protein MENNGKIERRDLGKTGLKLSSVGFGASPLGNVFGPISDDQAIATVSQAFNSGINFFDTSPYYGATLSETMLGKCLKALGVPRDQYIVATKCGRYNEGFDFSAERVTKSIDESLERLQLDYVDILQCHDIEFGSLDQIVNETIPALQRIKESGKTRFIGITGLPLDIYTYVLDRVPPGTIDVILSYCHFCINDSTLEDLLPYLKSKGVGVINASPLSMGLHTENGPPEWHPASDEIKAACRAAAEYCKQNGKSVSKLALQYSLSNKELSTVLVGMNSVKQVEENVAAALELEATGLDEATLSKVADILKPVKNQTWPSGIQ, from the exons ATGGAGAATAATGGTAAAATAGAACGACGAGATTTGGGGAAAACAGGCCTGAAGCTAAGCAGTGTAGGATTCGGTGCGTCACCACTTGGTAATGTCTTTGGTCCTATCTCTGACGATCAAGCCATTGCCACTGTTTCTCAAGCTTTCAATTCTGGAATCAATTTCTTCGATACTTCTCC GTACTATGGTGCTACATTGTCAGAAACAATGCTTGGGAAATGTCTGAAAGCACTTGGGGTACCTAGAGATCAGTACATTGTGGCAACAAAGTGCGGCCGTTATAATGAAGGTTTTGACTTTAGTGCTGAGAGGGTGACCAAGAGCATTGATGAGAGCCTTGAAAGGTTGCAACTTGACTATGTTGATATACTGCAATGTCATGATATTGAATTCGGTTCTCTTGATCAG ATTGTCAATGAAACAATACCTGCTCTTCAAAGGATTAAGGAATCAGGGAAGACTCGATTCATTGGTATAACTGGACTTCCATTGGATATATACACTTACGTTTTAGACCGAGTGCCACCTGGGACAATAGATGTTATTCTATCATATTGTCACTTTTGTATCAATGATTCAACATTGGAAGATTTGCTACCTTATCTTAAGAGCAAAGGAGTGGGCGTAATCAATGCTTCTCCTCTTTCAATGGGGCTTCATACAGAAAATGGTCCTCCGGAATGGCATCCAGCATCCGATGAGATTAAG GCTGCATGCAGAGCTGCTGCTGAATATTGTAAACAGAACGGAAAGAGTGTCTCGAAGTTGGCTCTGCAGTACAGCTTGTCCAACAAAGAGCTTTCCACTGTTCTTGTCGGCATGAACTCTGTTAAGCAG GTTGAAGAAAATGTGGCTGCAGCTTTGGAACTTGAAGCTACAGGTTTAGATGAGGCCACCCTTTCAAAGGTTGCAGACATCCTAAAGCCTGTAAAGAATCAAACCTGGCCGAGTGGCATACAATGA
- the LOC141600929 gene encoding uncharacterized protein LOC141600929, with protein sequence MVEKEKIGIKKEKEGKIPGDDEDGTAKPAGKEGRKIKGTYTAKDEKMISYLEYAKTLTAKFPLFDIDQIPRDLNTQADALASLGYNFTPAIFFKIPIVHLLEPAISKPGQVNPVSTDNNSWTKPYYDWFLRGILPQDMHEARAFRIKTSTYSIINNTLFKRSQPGPYIRCLEPDEAKQVLQEVHDGYCDNHKGGRSLASKVLRTGYYWPTLRADCLEYCAKCEAC encoded by the exons ATGGTGGAGAAAGAGAAAATAGGAATTAAGAAGGAAAAGGAAGGGAAAATACCTGGAGATGACGAGGATGGAACAGCGAAGCCGGCAGGAAAAGAGGGAAGAAAG ATCAAAGGAACTTATACAGcaaaagatgaaaaaatgatttcatatttaGAATACGCTAAAACTCTTACCGCTAAGTTCCCTTTATTTGatattgaccaaataccaagagacctgaacacccaggctgaCGCTTTGGCCAGCCTTGGTTACAATTTTACCCCtgctattttttttaaaatacccATTGTTCATTTACTTGAACCTGCTATCAGCAAGCCTGGACAGGTGAACCCTGTCAGCACTGACAATAATTCTTGGACCAAgccttactatgattggttccttCGAGGTATACTGCCTCAGGACATgcatgaggcaagggcttttagAATAAAAACATCTACCTattctattatcaataacaccttgtttaaaagATCCCAGCCTGGACCATATATAAGGTGCCTTGAACCTGACGAAGCTAAGCAAGTACTCCAGGAGgtacatgatggatactgtgaCAATCACAAAGGAGGAAGAAGCCTAGCTAGCAAAGTGCTCAGAACTGGCTATTATTGGCCTACCCTGAGGGCTGATTGTTTGGAATACTGtgcaaaatgtgaagcctgctaG